One Candidatus Omnitrophota bacterium genomic window carries:
- a CDS encoding PIG-L deacetylase family protein, producing the protein MNILAIGAHPDDIEFGCGGALTKYSKAGHKICLLILSRGEAGGNPGLRTKEQEEAAKLLKAKKVYWGDFPDAMIPEGQPLISFIEDILDKTNPDIVFTCYPDDIHQDHRNVGKASLAAARFIKNVLHYELPGSQGLDPNIFIDISDTLNAKIKLLRSHHSQIKKTPNHNSNILGTVRSWAAFRGAQARVKYAEGFKSHRLLLKI; encoded by the coding sequence ATGAATATATTAGCGATCGGGGCGCATCCGGATGACATCGAATTCGGCTGCGGCGGCGCGTTAACAAAATATTCCAAAGCCGGGCACAAGATTTGCCTTTTGATCTTAAGCAGGGGCGAGGCGGGCGGAAACCCCGGATTAAGGACGAAAGAGCAGGAGGAAGCGGCGAAACTCCTGAAGGCAAAAAAGGTCTACTGGGGAGATTTCCCCGACGCGATGATCCCCGAAGGACAACCGCTTATCTCCTTTATCGAGGATATACTCGATAAAACTAACCCCGACATCGTCTTCACCTGTTATCCGGATGACATTCACCAGGACCATAGAAATGTCGGGAAAGCGAGCCTTGCGGCAGCCCGATTCATAAAAAATGTCCTCCATTATGAATTACCGGGCAGCCAGGGCCTAGACCCCAATATTTTCATAGACATAAGCGACACGCTGAACGCCAAGATAAAACTGCTAAGGTCCCACCATTCCCAGATCAAAAAAACGCCTAACCATAATTCAAACATTTTAGGGACCGTAAGGTCCTGGGCGGCCTTCAGGGGAGCTCAGGCAAGGGTAAAATACGCGGAAGGTTTCAAGTCCCACCGGCTGTTGCTAAAGATATGA